Genomic DNA from Desulfovulcanus ferrireducens:
CTTGAATTTAATTTTTATTTTTAACTTGAATTTTGAGATAAATAATGGCAAGTATAGAAAAAAATTATATTTTGATTAAAATTTTTCAATAATTTTTACAAAATTTAGCAGGTGTTCAGGTTAATTATTAGTTGGGGGTCTATCTATCAAAAAAATATCCCGTTGAAAATAAAGTAAATTTAAACTGATTGCATTGCTTGTCATATGTCCCTGCAAAATTTTTATCATCTGGAAGGGAGTGTTTATCAACTGTGACAGAATTTTCTAATTGAAACATGAATTAGGATAAAGTTTAATACGACAATACCGGCTTAAGTTTAAATTTAAGAATGGAAACTCAAAAGAGGAAAGTATGAGACAACTTTTTTGCACGATAATTTTTCTCTGTGCAACTTTCTGGTTGAATATATCTGTTCATGCGCGTGATATTTACCTGGGAATGTCCGGGGCCTTTACCGGTCCGACAAGGAGTTTGGGTATTGAGCTTTATCGTGGTTCAAAAGCCTACTTTGATTTTATTAATGATCAAGGTGGGGTAAATGGTAATAAAATTTACATTAAGGGTTATGATGACGGTTATAATCCTAATCCTGCACTCATAAATACTATTAACCTAGTGGAAAAGGACAAAGTTTTTTTACTTTTTGATTATGTAGGTACGCCGACAACTACCAGGATTTTACCTTTGTTGCAAAAGTATTCTTCAAAACATATTTATCTTTTTTGTCCCTTTACCGGCGCCAACCCCATGCGCCAGCCACCTTACAATAAGTTCGTGTATAACTTGCGAGCGTCCTACGACCAAGAGGTAACTGCTTTAGTGGATAATTTTGTCGCTTTAGGTATAAAAAAGTTCGGTGTTTTTTACCAGATTGATGCCTATGGTCGAGGGGGATGGCAGGGGATACGAAAAGCCTTGCACAAATATGGTCTTGAAGTAGAGGCAGAAGCTACTTATTCACGTGGAGCAAAGTTTACTGACTCCTTTGTTGAGCAGGTAAATAGTTTTCTTGAAAAGGATGTTGATGCCGTTATTTGTATCTCGGCTTATGCCGCAGCCGCAGGATTTATTCGTGATGCACGGGATCTTGGGCTCGATGTACCCATAGCCAACATATCTTTTGTAGATGCCGAGTCTCAAAGCGAGCTTTTGTTTGAGCTGGAGCAAAAAACTGGAAAAAACTATACTCAAAAGTTAGTCAATTCTCAGGTGGTTCCCTTTTATACGAAGAAGAATCTTCCCGCACTAAAAGAATACAAAATGTGTATGGAAAAATATCGTCCTACCATACCTAAAGAGTTTGATGATGGTAGCTATAACTGCAAAAAATTTGGGGCAGTCAGCTTTGAAGGTTTCTTAAATGCCAAACTTGTGGTCAAATTACTAGAGGCTTTGGGTAGTGAACCGGTGCGTGCCGAA
This window encodes:
- a CDS encoding ABC transporter substrate-binding protein; this translates as MRQLFCTIIFLCATFWLNISVHARDIYLGMSGAFTGPTRSLGIELYRGSKAYFDFINDQGGVNGNKIYIKGYDDGYNPNPALINTINLVEKDKVFLLFDYVGTPTTTRILPLLQKYSSKHIYLFCPFTGANPMRQPPYNKFVYNLRASYDQEVTALVDNFVALGIKKFGVFYQIDAYGRGGWQGIRKALHKYGLEVEAEATYSRGAKFTDSFVEQVNSFLEKDVDAVICISAYAAAAGFIRDARDLGLDVPIANISFVDAESQSELLFELEQKTGKNYTQKLVNSQVVPFYTKKNLPALKEYKMCMEKYRPTIPKEFDDGSYNCKKFGAVSFEGFLNAKLVVKLLEALGSEPVRAEIPEAMCRLNMIDLGIDSIVFYTYYFQQPIDKVYFITFQNGQIKPLKSFKELLK